GCTGCCATGAGCATAACGGTGCCGCCGCCGCTCCGGCCTGTGCTCTGCGACGGCCGTGCATCCCGCATCCAGCCGACGGCCTCGGCTGGTTCGTCCTCCTGCCGCGCGAGCGCGATCAGCTCGGCAATGTCGGCACGCTCGTAGGCGGCGGACATCCGCTTCACCAGCGCGCGGAAGCCGGGCTCCTCCGGCAGCGGAGGACCGTCCGGGGCCAGCTCCTCGCGCAGCGCGGGCAAGGCCCGGCGCGCCCGGTGCAGCGCCGCTTTGACGGCGCCCTCGGTGGTGCCCAGCAGCTCCGCCGCTTCGGCGGCCGAATAATCCAGCACGTCCCGCAAGAGAAACACCGTCCGCCGAAGCGGGGACAGATGCTTCATCATCGCCTGAAGGGCCATTTCCCCCACGAAATCTCCGCTGCCCTGCGCAACCGGCGCCGGTTCGATCATCAGCGGCAGCTTTCGGCTCAGCGCGGTTTTTCTCCGCGCTGCATCAAGCCATGTATTTTTGGCGATCCGCAGCAGGAAGGCTTCAGGGTTGCCGTGCCCGGACCTTAAGGGGTTAAGCGCTTTTACCCAGGTGTCCTGAACCAAATCCTCGGCATCCCAGCTTGAGCGGGTGAGCGACAAACAGTACCTTTTCAGAGCGGCCTGTAATTGAATAATCCCGCTGTCATCCGGCAGCTTCTCTTCTTCCGCGCGTTTCGGAGTGATCATGCGCATTCCTCCTTTAGCATAAGCGATATCTGGACCCATTCCTTCTTTCTTTCCAGTGTAAACGAATAGCGATGCGGAAACGATACGCGGCTGAAATTATTTTATCGGGGTATCGTTCACCGTATCTTTCGGGCGCCTTCAACCGTATACGGGTCAGATCAAAACATTCAATTCAATCGGTGGAGGTATGCGAAAATGAGCTATATTCCTTATGTGCTGGAACAGACGAGCCGGGGTGAACGTTCCTATGATATTTACTCCAGGCTGCTGAAAGACCGGATTGTATTCGTAGGTGCGGCGATTGACGACCAATTGGCGAACAGTGTCATCGCCCAGCTGCTGTTTCTGGCGGCGGAGGACCCGGACAAGGAGATTCATATGTATATCAACAGTCCGGGAGGTTCCACTTCCGCGGGGTTCGGCATTTATGATACGATGCAATTGATCAAGCCTCAAGTGAATACAATTTGCACGGGCTTCGCGGCTTCATTTGCCGCCTTTCTGCTACTGTCGGGAGCGACCGGCAAACGCTGCTGTCTCCCGAACGGCGAGATTATGATCCATCAGCCGCACGGAGGAGCGCAGGGGCAGGCCAGCGACATCGCGATCAGCGCCAAACGCATCCTGCAGGTGAGGGAAAGGATCGTCCGCATCACCTCGGAGCGGACCGGTCAGCCGATTGAGAA
This region of Paenibacillus sp. URB8-2 genomic DNA includes:
- a CDS encoding RNA polymerase sigma factor, which encodes MITPKRAEEEKLPDDSGIIQLQAALKRYCLSLTRSSWDAEDLVQDTWVKALNPLRSGHGNPEAFLLRIAKNTWLDAARRKTALSRKLPLMIEPAPVAQGSGDFVGEMALQAMMKHLSPLRRTVFLLRDVLDYSAAEAAELLGTTEGAVKAALHRARRALPALREELAPDGPPLPEEPGFRALVKRMSAAYERADIAELIALARQEDEPAEAVGWMRDARPSQSTGRSGGGTVMLMAA
- the clpP gene encoding ATP-dependent Clp endopeptidase proteolytic subunit ClpP, whose amino-acid sequence is MSYIPYVLEQTSRGERSYDIYSRLLKDRIVFVGAAIDDQLANSVIAQLLFLAAEDPDKEIHMYINSPGGSTSAGFGIYDTMQLIKPQVNTICTGFAASFAAFLLLSGATGKRCCLPNGEIMIHQPHGGAQGQASDIAISAKRILQVRERIVRITSERTGQPIEKVEKDMDRDFFMSAEEALEYGVIDKVITHL